In bacterium, the genomic window GCCGTGAAGCGCAATGAAGACCGATTCCCCACAGATTTCATGTTTCAGTTAGAAGATCGAGAGGTTGTAGCTTTGAGATCCCAAATTGGGATCTCAAAGGAAGGCACCATCTTTCTTAGAAGTTAGTTA contains:
- a CDS encoding ORF6N domain-containing protein codes for the protein AVKRNEDRFPTDFMFQLEDREVVALRSQIGISKEGTIFLRS